Part of the Arachis hypogaea cultivar Tifrunner chromosome 6, arahy.Tifrunner.gnm2.J5K5, whole genome shotgun sequence genome, TCAAAACCATTAATTAACACATATCGTCATCGTCTACATATTTCACAACCTCAATCATCACAATCAAAACAGCGGGCTCCCATATTTAATCAATCATTTGTGTTAGCTACTTGTTGATTAATCAACCTCCaactattttttcatttttaatttagtcttatccgaaaaaaaaaactaaggaaaaaacaccacatataattaatgaaGAATTTTAGTAGAATCAACTCTAAAgttaattattagtatttttgtgaaacaaaatttatttttaatgagtataatattaatttaattaatttataaacaatTTTATCAGCGTCTAAATTTtgtatgattaaaaataattatattccacttttattatttaataattaacacATTCAGTAGTCGCATCTTACGACCACATATACATGAAATTTACATAGAATATATATACTGCAACCATAGCCGTTCTAGCCACCCCAAACATAGACCATACTTTACAAATAATCATCTCTATCAAATTTTGTTTTTCCTCTTTCCATAGACGACTCTTATTATTCCATGAaagttatttaattaataatgcaaAACGTAGACATTATATTCGACAATAGCATCGCCGGAGGTGGTGTTAAGCCAGAAAGTCTTGGCCTGAGCGTATCCACGTGCAAATCGGAATACCCCGCTCCCTCCCACGATCGACATCTCCCTCACGCCGGAAAACACCGCATTCCTCCCCAACATGCTCACTGTGCTCCCATTGTACTTCCCTTCCATGAATGCAAAGTTTAACACCATCAATAGCCCCAGATCATCTTGCGACGCCGACGCATAAATCCCCTGGGCTTTTCCTATGACCTTGGAGTTGGGCTCAGGCCCAACGGTTAAGGGGTCATCGGCCATCATTACGGCTCCGAATAACGTGGGGGACGTAGCCGTCATTGCAGCTTGGGCCACCCTAACAGCGGTGGGGTTTTGGCCGCTGAGAATGTCGTGGAAGTAAAAGTGGAGGTGGCTAAGCTTCTCCTTGCGGAGGCCCAGTGATTTTGGAGACAGGCTTCGATCGAAACGAGGGTCTTTGGCGGTGATAAGGGTGGAGAAGAGGAGGGGAATGAAGAAGATAGAGAAGAGGGTTTTGGATTTTGCCATTGCCATGGTGGTGTATGTTACGTTTGAATTATTATTGAGAGATGTTTGAATAAAGAGAAAGGGTTCTCATTTTATAACAAGAGATAATAAGAGATTCTTGTTTGTGGCTTGTGGCATTAATTGCATGCATGGATTTCAATTTTTGATTCCAGGCAAGTGTAAGCTAAGGTATAACAACAATGGCCAAGTTTAGTATTTTACAGATCTCTTAACGGCAGTGGGTGTAGGTGATTGAATGTAGTATTGATATGTTAGCAAATAACAACACCAGTTAAAGAAGTAGAAACTCCTTGGCTAAATTTGACACAAAAATTAGGCAAATTCTACAATGTTTAGTTTTCATATGTAAACTGCCTCTGACATTATTGAGCATGAGTTACggagatattttaattattaaattaaaagattcaaTACATATCTATATTCATTTATATTCTttgtgaaattatttttattaaaatattgtttttaatattaaaattaatttaagaattaatTCATTTTGTATAGATTAAATGTGTatgataatagtaataataaatataaaattagttaaGAATTGAATATCATTTTTTTGGTGATGACAAGAGTTCAATATAATacttattttatcatttaaaaaaattaaatatttaatatagttaaaaattattatttttataagttATACGTGATAAAATTGTTTtgtattctatatatatatatatattaaacagaaatatttgataaaaaaattagttaaaattaattaaatattttttattaactttttaattaggtttaattatttttttagtctctaatattttttatatcaaaatcgtttttaacctttttttcttatcaaaatcatcctcaatattacaaaacattataaaatcatcattttatcaataaataatattttttgaatgattttattcttaaaaaaaaaattcctcaCCACTAACTCCCAACTCCCTGAACTTTATCATTATCACcaatctctttctctttctctttctcccaaACTCTTATTCTCTCCCTCATCACTAATTTCCTAATttccttcatcatcatcaccaatctctttctctctctctttttatcCTAGACTCCTACTCTTTTTCACTACTAACTCCACTTATCTTCTTCTCATCACCATCATGGTCACTATTATCACAAAAACAAAGATTGAATCAcacacaaataaaaaaatcacaaaataaaaggaTTTCATCCAATAAAAACTATGCTTTTTCAAGAGTTTAAATCATAGACGGTTATTATTATTGTCGGAAGAGGAGCCGAAGGAGCTGCAACAGATGATGCTAACGCTATGAACAACATGGTGGAAGAGAGAGACGTCGACGATAAAGTCAATTCGGTCTTTATTCTGTTTAAATACAATAGTTATCAAAGACACTTCTAGAGcagaattaaatgacaaattaaAAGCACTTCTTAAAAAGAAGGTTACTGAAttgaaaattttactttttttattttttattttattttttttatattcttgtaTTTTTTTCAATTGAAATTTGATTGTGGCTTTGTATTGGGTGTGAGAAATTAAgtgaatttataataattatataagtgGAAAAAGCATACAAAAACATGAAAGAATCTGTAATTGAAAATCCGAATAAAAACAATGAATATCTGTATGTTATTGATTTTaggcaaataaaaattttaattaataataaaaattgaaaaaataaaaatacaataaaattaaaagaataaattctacaaaaaaattataaaaataatattcttttctttctctGTTGTTCTCCTTCAACCCGCTATCATTGAACTGCTATCTTCGCTTGAAAACAATGGCATATGAGTAGTAACCCATAATATATAAACGAAGTCATGGAAGAACGAAATTCATTGTTCTTTATTACTACCACCCAAGGAAGCTAATAAGGCACGCAAACGCAACCAAAGTAGAAGAAGAGGGTTAAGGCTTTGGCCATGGTGGTGATTGTTATTAGGAATAATGAAGGGTGCTAATAGTTTGTAGTGGGGAACATTGTCATCTCTTTGAAGTGATTCACCTGCTATACCACTGTTCATAGCTACAGTAACAATGTGAACATTGCGATTTCTTTCTAAATGGAGATGAATAATTTGAGGTGCAAAATtataaagataaagaaaaaaaatgactaATATTTAATTGTTAAAGAACTATAACGGtatatgaaaagaaaaattaaaatactaattatttGGTGGAATACATATATAGAGAtagtattttccatgcattaataGTGAAATACATAAACATTGTATTCTACAATAGCATCTAGAGTGGTGGTATTAAACAAGTGAGTTTTGGCCACAGCATATCCCCGACCAAACCGGAAAATCCCGCTTCCCCCGACGATCGGCATCTCCCTAACGGCGGAAAACACTGCGTTGCGCCCCAGCAAGCTCAACGTGCTTCCATTATACTTCCCTTCCGAAAATTCGAAGTTCATCACCATCATTAACCCCAAATCATTCTGAGAAGCAGAAGCATAAATTCCTTGGGCCCTTCCAATAAGCTTGGATTCCGGTTCAGGCCCAATGGTCAATGGGTCATCCGCCATCGCCACGGCTCCGAATTGTGTGGGGAATTTGTCTGTCATTTGAGCCTGGGCCACCCTGACGGCAGTGGGCCTTGGGCCGCTAACAGTGTCGTGGAAATAGAAGTGTAGGTGGCTGAGCTTCTGCCGGTCGAGGTGCAAAGATTTAGGAGAGATGCTTCGGTGGAAAGGAGGGTGCTCCGCGGTGACAATAATGGAAGAAAAGAGTTCAAAGAGGGtgaagagaaggaagagaagagagaagaggattTTGGATTTGGCCATGTTCTTGCTCTTAGGGAAGATATGAGGTTCTTTGAGTATGTTAGATTGTTAGTTGAGTGGCTAGGAAACTTATTTAAGGGGCCAAGTTTTGGAATAATATGCATATTGATTGAAACTTACTCCTTTCTATTTTTGTTGGAATCTCCTCTTTTATTTTTGAGTAGAATGACAATTAAATCCTTAAAATTTCgacttttcttaaaaataatatacttatttgattttttgcGATAGTAAACTGTGGATACatcatattattttgttaatttatcatgtaaaatttaataataatatttatatatacagTTAATTATTgtgatatatttatttatgaaagaTTATTATGTAgataattacttttaaattaaaatttattttattttaataaaattcataataaataaaaaatagttgatAAATATTGGatgaaaactcaaaaaataataaatattttattattcaaaattatattatttttatgcttatgtaaCAATAACGAAACATACATCACTATAAATAAcgaaatatattaataattttattttattttacattatttattaacAAAAAGATGTACATATTCACTACGTATTGTCATAAaagacttaatttttttttaataactaattaattctaGATCAAAATTCTAGGTAATCTGACTATCACTTTACTCTCATTTTTTCGAAGTATGGTGGAAACACGTCATGTACACGATCCAATCATTAAGGTCAACGTTtccaaaaaaacataaataattgctcaacactctttcccaaaaaagggaaaaaataccAATTAATAATTTTTCAATGGAGTGATGAAGTACTATAATACAATTTGAAGAAAGTGAAATATATAGggcgaatttaaattttaaagggTTAAGGTAGTGAATTTCAGGATTGATGACCTAGTTAAGTCATCCCTAAAATAATATCGAGATTTATTCGAAGATCCTATTCAATCTTACCATTGCTAGCAAGTTGAAAAAGATGGCCTTTTAAAATCAGAAATATAGAAGATAAATGAAAATTCATTATTGAAATTAAGGTTGAAGTGAGTCAAACTAATTTGTCAATTAGCTCGAACTTAATTCATTCACGATTTGATAAGTTCAATTTTTGTGAATTAAATTTGAATCTGGATTAATTCAACTAAGCTAGTTGCCATTCTTTCTGTAATTATAATGAATTTGTCAACAATTATTTGATTAAGAAAAGGTATAAGTaattaataacattttttaataatgtgtgaataatatgaattaataaggttaaaagagtaaatttaatgaGTAACATTAAATTAGAGTATAATGTACTTGTATTTAATTGGTAGTCGTTAATATTATTCAAGATAACTAGTGTTTACCTAACACTCTCCTTTGATTAATTGCACCTGGATTAAATTTAATCTTTAGGCGATTTAACCAATATCTTATTAGCGATAATAGCTTCGCACATTACGCCGTgtctaaaaaaaatgataataatctaAATTATAATAAACCACACATTGGCACATGTATGTGTAATTTTTTATGGAACACATGTTTAATCTGAAgttgttaattatttttcataGATGTGATTGTGTTTATTCGGACGATAACTAACTGTGTTTGaagttgttaattattttttatggaaCACATGTTTGATCATTATTTTCAATAGCTGAAGTTGTTAATTTCTTGTGGGCTAAGGATATCATCAATTTTGCATGGATTTGAAtattctaaagtttgaattttactttagagagtaaagtgtgatcttttactcttgaatgattttttttatatttattcttgatcTCACCTATAAAATAAACGGTGAGAGATCACAATTTATTCTTTGCACATACATTCAGACTGATGATTTATGACTTTGAGATAACAAAAATTACTAAGGATAAGAAGATGGAGAATGCTAAATTTTAAAAGAGCATAAGTAACAACAAGTggaaagaaaagaattattgtgAAAATGAATTCGTTGGAATTTGGTAATCTTTTAAAAAGTTTACGAAGAACAGACTTGATCACATATTTGAGTTCAGGTTTTTAGATAAACCTCTAAATCTATCAGtaactttaaattataattaaaaaatgaaaaaacgaGAAGAAAAAAGAACATGTAAAtgcctaatttttttttactccTCACATTTAAGAGTTCTAAGCCAAAACTGAAATTTAAGCTCAATATATTAAGAGATAACATATTTTGCCAACCAACTAAAGTTGTTTCAGTTCCAATAAATGTTTAAGTGTTTTTTTGTTGGTCAAACAAtaaatatgtaattgaaaatctaTGTTTGAACTACTGGGCTTGTGAGCTCAGCTGCTGGGTCTAAATGGCAATGTAATATTTTGGACTATCCCATGACCCATCGGGTTAGGCCTATATCTCCACTCTATGGGTTAGGCCCATGTCTAAAGCTTTACTGTTGACTTATTTCTTTCTCAcaacaattttttattaaaataatattatatatttaaatatttttattaattaaatttaattaagttaatttaatataacaaatattaattataattaatattattttaaattttatttttaatttaattaaatttaatttataaaaaaatttagatgtatAATATTACTCTTCTCATTATTCATAGTCATGGCCTAATGTTTGGCTCGCTTCTCATTTGACATCGCTAATGGGAAGTACGTACTTTCACGTTCCAACAAAAAAAGAAAGTGCGTAATTTTATATAAGTCGGATGCAAATATTAATTTAACTACTTAATATTAGTGATAACAAAATATAGCATTTATAAGAATAATCTTTTATGGTAGCTGAGATTTAATTTTAacctaactttttttttgtattattatggaataagtacttttttcgtccccaaggtttaggatcaaaatcaaaatcatccccaatctttttttttattaaaattattctcaacgttacaaaacgttataaaatcgtctattttacaaaaaataataatactttgATAATTTTACCCttaaaacaattataaaaataatattaaaaaaaaaaaccccaccCCACCCCACTCCCAGCCTCTTCGGTCTCTCTCCCCTGCCCACACCCATCAGATCTCTTCGTCTCTCTCCTCCCCCTCCCCCTGCTAATTTTCTTTCCTCCTACACCCACCCCCAAACCCTCACTCCATCACTCTATCaccccctcaccccctcaccgcCGCCGCCCCTGCGTCTAACCCGTCGCCGCCGTCCCGCGTCCAACTCGCCGCCGGCCCCGTGTCCAACCCGCCGCCGCCTCTTCTTTTCTGCTTTTGTTTTCTGCCttctgctttttctttttttttcttcttttgtgaacTGAATTTTTGATGAAATTTATTGTTATTGATGAAATctgttgatgatggtgatgatgatgaccatAAAGAGAGGGGCATGAAGAAGGGAGTTGGGAGTTACGGTGAGGGAGTGGAGTGAGGGAATGGGGGGGTTACGATGAGGGGGTGAGGGGTAGGGGGTTACGGTTAGGAAGTGGGGTGAGGGGGTGGGGGGAGGGAGGGGTTACAGTGAAGGAGTGGGGTGAGGGtgttgttggtgttggtgttggtgttggtgttggtgttggtgttgatgGTGCTTGTGGTGGTAATGTTGGTGGCAGTGAAGGTGGTGGGGGGAGGAAGGTGAGGAGGAGAATGATAATGatgagggtattttggtccaaaaatttaaaaaatgatgattttaaagtATTTTTGAACGTTGAgtatgattttaataaaaaaaaagtcagagacgattttgattttgatctaGACAAAATAATTACTTATCCCTATTATTTAAATATCAatcatatatacaaaaaaaataaatactaaattaaccactcatataatatatatatatatatatatatatatatatatatatatataataaaaaggtaTAAACATTATTGTATAACGATTGATTTTTAACGTTATTaacttatttataataattttgtttACGTATAATCCACGGTATAATTTATATGACATCTGTTAATTTAATGAATTtagattttctaaattttaaattttcactttaaagaataaaataaaattttttatcattaaatattttttttcatatatttttttgattttatttataaaataaatagtaatagatcatatattttattttttaaagataaatttaaaatttagagaatacaaatcctaatttaatgAGTTGGTACAAAGTATTAAGTAGCACTTGTACATTAACAAGTTGTGCAAAAGCATAAGAATTAACAGGGTTCTCCATGGCATAATATAATATATCTATCTAAATGCGTGTTATTTAATTTGGTTGCAGTTAGAGTTTTAGTAGACCAAACTTCACTTGGTCAGGAGTCACCAACGGAAGTTGTTCAACATAAATGGTGTTTAATTATGATACATTGGTACGTGTCATTTTGTCATAttcttttgttattgttattttcttacgTTGACTACTACTATTATTTTCTTACATTGACTACTACTAAAACCGTTGAACGAAGGCTATTATTTTAGAGGTGTCCCTATTATATTACTTCGAGTGTTTCTGACATTTTCAAAATTGACTGAAACATGCTTAGCTTCTCTCCTGCTTTGGAGCTggttataatttttattgttcaATTATAAAAGTAACAATTGCATGCACGCATTAGTAACACAAAAGGAACCAAGTTACTATATTAGATTAGGATTTATAGAGTCCTCAtcttatgaatatatatataaacaacaaTTGATCATGTATGGTTTATTTCAAGATATATGCCTATATATAGTACATACTAGAGATTACCATTAAAAAACAAGACAGAAAAATGACTTGATAATTCACTAATCTTTATTTCTGGAGAACATGACGATTTTGCCCTAACCTAAACTAAACCACTTGTGTAATTTCATTTGTTCAGTTAACTGTAGGTTCGATCTTGGCCAATAAAGGATCTACCATATATTCAAGGCCCTCTTTAAAATGATCAGGATTTGAAGATGATGAATGAAGAAGAGGGGTTAAGTAGTGGTACACATAAACATTGTATTCCACAATAGCATCACCTTTTGAGAAATCAACCGTAACGAAATTGGTCCTAGCAATCCCACGTGCGAATTGGAACACACCAGTTCCACCAACGATTGGCATCTCTCTAACGGGTAGCTCAACGTTGTTACGCCCCAAAACGCTGAGTGTGCTTCCATTGAATTCTCCT contains:
- the LOC112698102 gene encoding dirigent protein 22-like encodes the protein MAMAKSKTLFSIFFIPLLFSTLITAKDPRFDRSLSPKSLGLRKEKLSHLHFYFHDILSGQNPTAVRVAQAAMTATSPTLFGAVMMADDPLTVGPEPNSKVIGKAQGIYASASQDDLGLLMVLNFAFMEGKYNGSTVSMLGRNAVFSGVREMSIVGGSGVFRFARGYAQAKTFWLNTTSGDAIVEYNVYVLHY
- the LOC112696145 gene encoding dirigent protein 22, whose translation is MAKSKILFSLLFLLFTLFELFSSIIVTAEHPPFHRSISPKSLHLDRQKLSHLHFYFHDTVSGPRPTAVRVAQAQMTDKFPTQFGAVAMADDPLTIGPEPESKLIGRAQGIYASASQNDLGLMMVMNFEFSEGKYNGSTLSLLGRNAVFSAVREMPIVGGSGIFRFGRGYAVAKTHLFNTTTLDAIVEYNVYVFHY